Below is a window of Mesomycoplasma bovoculi M165/69 DNA.
GTAGTTAAACTTCAACCTTGAGTTCAACTATGTTCCAATTGTGCTTCGTTGGTTTTTACAAGTGCTTGTGTAATTTTATTAGCATTCTTAATATAATCAGTTAAACTAATAGAAAAAAAAGTTGAAAATATAATTGTGACTAAAACAAGAATAGCAAACAAAAAAATTTGCCATCATTTTAAATTAAACAAAGACAAATTATAGTTAGAAGATTTTATTTTTTTAGATTTAACTTGTGTGGCTATCTGAATTAAAATTTGTTTTTGAACATATTTTGTTTCATTAAAATCTTTATCATCTTTGTTAATGTTGTTTTTATGGTATTGACCAACTTCTATTTCTATAAAACTGTTTTTATATTTTTGTTTATCAAAATTGTATAAAAAACTTTTAAATATAGAGCTTTTACCAACACCATACTCACCTAAAATAGCTAAATTTTTAACTTCATTAGACTCAATAGCAAAATTGAAATAGTCACTATAATTCTGAATACGATTCACATTACAACAATCACAAATGCAAATTTTTGTTTCTTCTAATTCATTATTTTTCTTTTTTTTACAATCTGTACACTCATCACTTGTTTTTTTAGAATAATCTAATTTTTTTTCTGTAAGAAAAAACAATTTAGATTCTTCATCATTTATTTGATTTTTTTCACCTTGATCAATGTTTTTATCTTCCTCGGTATTTTGATTTTGATCACTATTCTTTTTTCTATTTTTAATCCAACTTAACATAATTGTTTGAAATTTTATCACATCCCATAAAATAAGTTTGTATATAAATAAAATGTGACTAATAATCATATTATTTTATTTTTATATAAAAAAAGTACAAAATTATTTTGTACTTTTTTTATATAAATTTTAAAACTTTTAACTACTAATCTTCGTCGTCTGATTTGATTGCTCTTTGTTTTACAATGGTTTCTTGAATATGTGTAGGAACTTCTTTATAATTAGAAAATTGCATTTGATAGGTTCCACGACCTGATGTCATAGAACGTAATTGAGTTGAATATCCAAACATTTCTGCTAGTGGAACATCAGCTCTAATAGTATTTGCTCCATCGCTACGTGTTTCTTGTTCTCTAACAATTCCACGACGACGAGTTAAGTCACCCATAACATCTCCGGAGTATTCAGCTGGAACAAAAACTGCAACATCCATAATTGGTTCTAATAAAACTGCACCAACTGCAGCTTTTGACTTAGATAAAGCTTTAGAAGCTGCAATTTTGAAGGCCATCTCTGATGAATCGACTTCATGGAATGATCCATCAAATAAAGTTGCTTTAATGTCAATCATTGGGTAACCAGCTAAAATACCAGCTGCCATTTTTTCTTCAAGTCCTTTTTGAATAGACTTGATATATTCTTTAGGAATTTTACCACCAACAATTTTGTCAACAAATTCAAATTCACCATCTGGATTTGGTTCAAATTTAATTCAAACATGCCCATATTGACCACGTCCACCAGATTGTTTAATGTGTTTTCCTTCAACTTCAGCTGTTTTGGTAATTGTTTCACGATAACTAACTTGTGGTTTACCAACATTGGCTTTAACATTAAATTCACGACGAAGACGATCAACAATAATGTCAAGGTGTAATTCACCCATACCAGCAATAATTGTTTGACCAGTTTCATTATCTGTTCAAGTTTTGAAAGTAGGATCTTCATTGGCTAGTTTTTGTAATCCAGTTGCTAGTTTTTCAACTTCGGCCTTACTTTCTGGTTCCAGTGCTTGTGAAATAACTGGTTCTGGGAAAGTCATTTTTTCTAAAATAAATGCTTTAGATTTTTCAGAAATTAATGAATCACCAGTTGTGGTATCTTTAAGACCAACAAAAGCACCAATATCTCCAGTACGTACTTCATCAATTTCTTCACGTGAGTTGGCATGCATTGCTAAAATACGTCCAACTCTTTCCTTTTTACCTTTAGTTGAGTTAAGGATATAAACACCTTTGTTTAAAACTCCTGAGTAAACACGGAAGAATGTTAATGAACCAACAAATGGGTCGTTCATAATTTTGAAGGCAAGTGCTGAAAATTCTTCATCATCACTTGGTGCAATGCTGATTTCTTCATCATCACGGAAAGCTTTAACAGGAGGTACATCTAGTGGTGAAGGTAAATAATCAACAACGGCATCAATCATTTTTTTCACACCTTTGTTTTTAAATGATGAACCACAAACTACAGGGAAAAATTTACCTGTAATAGTTGCTTTACGAATAATTGCTTTTAAACGTTCAATAGTAACTTCTTTTTCTTCAAGCAAGTCATTCATTAATTCTTCATCAAAATCAGCAACTGCTTCAACAAGTTGATGACGCATTTGTTTTGCTTTGTCTAAAAGATCTGCTGGAATTTCAATTTCATATTCTTTTTCTTCTTTTTCACCATCGTATTTGTAAGCTTTCATTTCCACAAGGTCGATAATACCTTGGAAATCAGCTTCAGCACCAATATTAAGTTGAATAGCTCAAGCATTTCCATTTAATTTTGTACGAACTGATTCAATTGAAGCTTCAAAATTTGCCCCTGCTTTATCCATTTTGTTGACATAAACAACACGAGGTACGTGATAAGTAGTTGCTTGACGTCAAACTGTTTCAGTTTGAGGCTCAACTCCTGATTGAGCATCTAAAACTGCAACAGCACCATCTAAAACACGAAGGGAACGCTCAACCTCAACAGTAAAGTCAACATGGCCTGGAGTATCAATGATGTTGATTCTTTTATTTTTTCAAAAAGCTGTTGTAGCTGCTGAAGTAATAGTAATTCCACGTTCTTTTTCTTGTTCCATTCAATCCATTTGGCTAACACCATCGTGAGTTTCACCAATTTTGTGAATTTTACCAGTGTGGAATAAAATACGTTCAGTTGTAGTGGTTTTACCGGCATCGATGTGAGCCATAATCCCAATATTACGGTAATCTTTTAAATCAAATTGTCTTGCCATAATAACCTACTATCACTTAAAGTGAGCAAAAGCACGGTTGGCTTCTGCCATTTTGTGTGTATCCTCACGTTTTTTAAATGCTCCACCAGTTTTATTAAGAGCATCAATAATTTCATTTGCTAAACGCACATCCATTGTTTTTTCATTACGTTTACGAGCAAATTGAATTAATCAACGAAGTGATAAAGTTTGTTGACGACGTGCTTTAACTTCCATAGGAACTTGGTAGTTGGTTCCACCAACACGACGTGAACGAACTTCAGTTAAAGGAGTAATGTTTTTAACAGCTTCTTCAAAAACTTCTAAAGCATTTCTCCCTGTTTTTTGTTCAACTATTTTAAAAGATGAATACAAAATGTTTTGTGCTGTATTTTTCTTACCATCAAGCATAACAGCATTTATAGCTTTTGTAATTAATTTAGATTTAAAAACAGGATCAGCTAAAACCTGACGAATAGGAGCTTGTTTTTTTCGTGACATAGTTTATCCTTTATTTTGCTTGTTTAGGTTTTTTGGACCCATATTTTGAACGCCCTTGCGCTCTTTTGTTTACTCCCTGGGTATCTTGAGTTCCACGAACAATGTGGTAACGGATACCAGGTAAGTCTTTAACTTTACCACCACGAATTAAAACTACAGAGTGTTCTTGTAAGTTGTGACCTTCACCTGGAATGTAGGCATTAACTTCCATTCCATTTGATAATTTAACTCTGGCATATTTACGAAGCGCTGAGTTAGGTTTTTTAGGGGTCATAGTTCCAACCCTTGTACACACTCCTCTTTTAAATGGAGCAGTAAGCTTAAATTCTTTTTTGTCTAAGGTGTTATAAACCAAGTTAAGAGCAGGAACTTTAGATTTTGCTACTTTCTTAACTCTGGCACCTTTTGCTAATTGAGATATTGTTGGCATTTTGTCCTTAAGTGTAAAAATTAAAATATCTTAATATTATATAACAACAACATCGGTAAGTTCGAAAAAAGTTTATTTTTTTCTTTTATCTTTAAAATGTTGTTGGTTTTAATATGTATTTGTTAAAAAATTACATTTTATTTTTGAATTTAACAAATACTGATAATAAGTTTATTTTAAATTGAGTTATTTATTTGTTATCTGAACCAAAGAAAATGGATACATAACCTGATAAAACTTGTGCACCTCTTTTTTTAATATATTTTTTTATGCTTTCAAAATTATTTGAATATTTTTCATTGTCAATTTGAATGGTGTTATTTTTTAAAGATAGTAATTTGTTTGGATTAGGAAGAATCTCCAAAATTTTGCCTTTTAAATTATATTGTGGATCTTCTATACTAATTTTCAGTTTTCTACTCATTCCACCACCATAAACTGTTGTTTCGCTAAAATTTGAATATTCTTTATTAAAACTATTACCTTGTTTACTATTTTCTTTTCCTGAAATTAGCCCACCATTTCCAATATTGTAAACCAATTGTTCAAGTTCTTTTAATTCATTTGAAGAATACTGTTTTTTTATTTCTTTATTCAATTTCACTGGAATACAATGCTCGTATGTTGAGTTTAACTTATCTAACCTACTTGCATTTTTACTAAAATATTGTGGCGACTCAACATCATTCATACCATAGATTAATCTTATTCAAATTAGTCATAAATCATTATTTCTTGATTTGGATGATTTTATATTTTCTTCCTCTGGGTTAAAATCTGAATTAAATTGAGTTGATAATGTAGAATAAATCTCTTTTGACCATTCTTGATCAGTTTTATTTAAATCTAAGGAAATGGTTTGTTTTAATTTTTTAAATACACCCTCTTCAGTAATGTTGCCTTCTGAAAGATTTTCACAAATTTTATTAATAGATTCTGTCAAGGATTGACCTTTAGTATACAATGTTCATAAAATTGAAAATTTTTCAATTGGAAATAATTGTTCACTAAAATTTGAAACTTTCCAATCTAAATCTCTATCATCCTTATTATCTAAAAAATTTATTTTAGATCTTTTTTTGAATAATGAGATTAAAGGAATAAACACAGTTCTTTTAGTTTTTTTTGAAATATGCATTATTTGAGAACCGACAAAATCATAACTTGCTATTTTGCTAGAATAAGTTGTTATTTGTTGGATAAATTCACTAGCTTCTGGATTTTTGCTTAATAAATCACTTAGCTTATTGTAGAAGAAATTAAATTTTTCTTTATTATCTTTGTCCTCATTGTCTAAATGACTTATTTTAAATTTGCTAATATTTCCTTCTCAACAATATTGGAAATCAATGAGATCCTTGAAAAGTTCTAATAAAGGATTTTTGTTTTCGTCTTCATAATTATCAAAAATTTTACAAAGTTTTTGAAAACATTTAGAACTTAAACTATTATATTCTTCATCAACTTCTTTTAGAATTTTAAATTGTTCATTTTTAATTAAAACTGTATCAACAAAAACATTAATATTTTTTACTTCTTCTTCGCTATCTGTTTTGTAGTCTTTTCTAAAAAATAAATTAATTGTTTCTTCATAAATGCGAACATAATTGTCTGCATTTTTATTTTTATTTTTGTAATGTTCATAGATTTTATTTCTAAATAAATCTAAAATTCCTAATGGTTTGCTGTATTGATTTAAGTTTTGAAAAATTCTAGTTATTTTTGTTGAGTTATCACTAACATTCCCTACATAAGCAACAACAAAATGAACTTTTTCCAAAAAGTAATCAATAAACTTAGAAAATTTATCATTTTTGTTTGTAAATTTTTTTTCAATAATTTCACAAATTTCATAATAATTTTTATAAAAATTACTTTTCTTTTTCCCAAGACTGAAATTTCCTGAAAAAATAAAATTTAAATTTTGATAATGTGGATCAGTGTTTAACCATGTATATATTGTTTTTTTTATATTATTATTTTTTGTAAAAATTTTATCTGCAATTTTTTGAAGTGTTTGTTTATCATCAATATATTTTGCCCATCTTGCAAATGCTATGGCAAGCAAGGTGTTAGACACTGTTCTTTGTTGTCCATCTAATATAAGTATGTTTTCTCCAGAGTTACTTATTATAATTGTGTTTAAAAATGTAAATTCATTTGGCCCAATATTAAAATCATTATAAATACTTTCAAACAAGTGGACAATTATATTTTCATCTCAAGAGTACGTTCTTTGAAATATTGGCAATTCTAGTCGAGAACTAAGTTCAAATAATTCTGGAATTGTAATAGCAAATGATTTAAACTTATCAGCCTTACTAGCTTCTTTTGTTTTATGATCAAGTGATGTGTGATTTATTTGTTTAATTAATGTGTTATCACAATTGCATTTAGGATTATCTTCTTTTGCAATAGTGCTAAAAATGCTAGAAATATCTAAAGCTGTTCAATCTTTAATATTTTCTAAATTTTTTTCTTCAAGTATTATGTTATTTTTTTGAAATTCTCTAGTAGTTTTTTCAAAAAAATGACTATAAAATTCTTTTAAATCCAATTTATTTTCAAAAATTATTTCACCTAAACCATAAAAATATTTACTAGATGAAAAAATGTTATTACTAGTTAATTTTGAATGTTCAGCAATTTTATCATATGCTAAGAGAACATTTCATCAAAATTTAGTTGATTGATTTTTATAATTATCATTTTGATTGAATGAATGATTATATTTGTAGTTTTCTAATGGATCTAAAATATATTTATTTAAAAAATAATTTAATTTTCTTTTTAAAAAGAAAATAAATATTTTTTCTGCATCATTATTTTTATTATTTACCACAAATTCTCTGAATGTATTGTGAATTTGAAATTTAGATTCATCTATTTTTTCAATGATTTCAAAAGCTAAAAGAGTATCTAGACATTGCCTTGCTGTTGAAAAAGAATAATATTCCTTATTTGCTTCATAGAATATAATATTTTCATCTTTCTCAAATAAAATTTTATATTCATTGAATCACATTTTCTTTTTTAAATATATGTTCCAATTTGAATTTCAATCTATTAAATGAAATCATTTAAATAAAGAATTTTCTAAATATGTAAAAGTATTGGTTCCTATTTCTCAAGGTATCATATTTAATTTTTCAAGTATTTCTTTTCATTCTTTAATTGTTTTATTCATTTTTTTCCTTATTGTTAATTAATTTAAAAATTTTTTCGATAACTTGCACAACTATTGAATTTCCAGCTTGCCTATATAGCACCTCTTTTGTCAAAATATTTTTTTCAATAAATGGCAATAATTTATCAAAATCAGTGCTTTCAAAACCCATTAACATAAATGCTTCTCTTGGAGTTAAAAATCTATGCTTTAGTTTATTTTCTTTATCATTATCATGTTCTACAACTCCACAACATGGAATTCTATCTTGCTTAGTAGTTACAGTATTAATGATAAAATCTTTGCTGTTATTAATAATTTTGCTTTCATTGACCAATCTAATTCGCGAGGGTGTGTTGTTTATAAGTGCATTTGTATTTTCTTCGTTATTCAATCTAAAATTAAAAATTTCATTAAATTTTTCTTTTCTTTTTACAAAATCCAACTTTTCTAGATTGCACAATTCACTAATATGCTCAGAAAAATCTAAGTCATCATTAAGAAAATATCTATCTGGCTTATAAATAGAAATAGCAAAGACCCGTTCACGTTTTTGAATCGAACCACAATTTAATGCATTAATTGTTGTGGTATATGTTTGGTAACCCATATTTTCCAAGTTTTTTAATCATAATTTGTATTGATCAATAAATTTATTTGACAATAAATTTTTAACATTTTCCATTAATAAATATTTTGGCTTATGTTTTAAACTTTCTAGAATTTTATAGATATTTCAAACTAATGAACTGGTAGATTCTTCATTCATTATTCCTTTTGCTCGACCCATATTAGCAATTGAAAGCCCTTGACAAGGAAAGGAATATGTTATTAAGTCTGGTTTTAATTTATTAATTTTTTGAACATCAACACTTGTGATATCACCAAGATTTTTTGACAGCAGTATTGCTGCAGCTAAAATTTGTTTAAAGAAATAATCTTTTCTTAAAATAAAAGATTTTGTTTTTCCATTTAGTGATAAATTGAAATTATTTAAAAATTTATCTATTTGTTCTTCAGAATCTAATTTATTACTTTTTAAAGTTCCTTTATATTTTTTTCATAAATTATTATGAATTGCAGCATATGAAATAATTGCTCTAACATCTCAATCAATAGTTCCAATAATTTTAAAAGACAAAATACCTTCTTTTTGAAGGTTTGTTATTGCCTTAGCTTGTGCCCCAATACCAGAAAAAGCTTCTAAGACTTTAATCTTAGCCATAAGAAGCTCCGGTTTTATTTATTTTTAATTTTATATATATATATATATATATATATATATCTTATAGATTTATTTATTATAGAACTAGACATAAAATTTCTATAAATTTTACCATTTTTTTATCTAAATTTCAAAATAATTCCATTGTACTAAACTAAAAATATTGATTTATATATTTTGCTGACTTTTAATTAATACTTCTATTTTATAATTTAATTATTAGCACACTTACAACTTTGCAGCTTTTTAACTTGTTCTCTATATTATAAATATTCATTAACTATTTATTAATTTTGTTTTCTTAAAATAAAAAAGAACCAATTTTTGAATTGGTTCTTTTGAGGCCCATCTCAAATGGGAGTTCCAGATCTTTAATTATAGCAGAAAAATTTAAAATACAAGAAAAATAATTTATTTTTTTATTTAAGACTATTAATGGCAAAATTAATCTTTTTTAATATCAACATTAATTACATTATTTATCTAATGATTCTATGCCTTAAGTACTGCTTGTGGAATTAATTCTTGTGCAAATGATTGAATAACTGATTCGATTTGGTCTAATTTAGTTTTTAATTCTTCAAATTTTTCTTTTTTAATTAAATCTTTTAAAGATTGAATTTCTTTTTCAAGAGATTCTTTTTGTTTCACATCAACTTTGTCACCTTGATCTTGAAGTGATTTTTATAATTGGTTAATTAAGTTTTGTTCCAAATTTTAGTATTTCACTAGTGAATTTTTCCAAATCTTTTTCAAATACTTGTGTTTGTGTTCGAAATACTTGTGTTTGTGTTCCAGATGCTTGTGTTTGTATTAATTTTTTATGAATTGTTGTAATTTTATTATAAAACGAATACAACATTATTTTTTTACCATTATGTTCTATTATTGATTCTATGTTATTACATTTTTCAACATTTGTTTTTAATATTACTTCAAAATTATTAATTATGTCTCACATTTTTAATTGCATTTCTTTATCATAAGAGTAAGTTTTGATTATAAAATCTATTGAAAAAAACTTATTACCAACTCTATATTTATGCTCATCGTCTTGTTTAAACAAGTTTCTGTATTTTTCGTGTAAAGTGCTTGTTTCATTAAATAAGGTTTTTTTTGTTTCATCATTAAATATTTTTACTTGTTGATTAAGTTCTTGCTGTTCAATATCTAAAAAGGTATGTTTCAAAGGGGTGAACACTCTTGTATAATTATTTGTTTGTAAAAGTTTTTCAAGATTTTCTTCTATCTTGCATTGTGTTTCATTTTTACATTCACAACTTGCACCTTTTTCCTTTATTCTTTTAACTTGGTCTCTATATGATAAAAATGTATTAGCCATTTGCTTATTTGCTACCTTTCTTAAAAATGAGTAATAATTATAAAATATTTTAGATGCCGCATCATTTATTAAATACGTCTTTAATAAAAAGAACCAATTTTTCAATTGGTTCTTTTGTGACCCATAACAATGGGCATTGCCTTATCTAAGTATTATATCAAAAATTATAATAATTTTTGAAAAAATAATTTATTTATTATTTAATACTATTAATTGACTTTGTTAGTGTGTTCAGCAAAATTAATCTTTTT
It encodes the following:
- the rpsL gene encoding 30S ribosomal protein S12 — its product is MPTISQLAKGARVKKVAKSKVPALNLVYNTLDKKEFKLTAPFKRGVCTRVGTMTPKKPNSALRKYARVKLSNGMEVNAYIPGEGHNLQEHSVVLIRGGKVKDLPGIRYHIVRGTQDTQGVNKRAQGRSKYGSKKPKQAK
- the fusA gene encoding elongation factor G, whose protein sequence is MARQFDLKDYRNIGIMAHIDAGKTTTTERILFHTGKIHKIGETHDGVSQMDWMEQEKERGITITSAATTAFWKNKRINIIDTPGHVDFTVEVERSLRVLDGAVAVLDAQSGVEPQTETVWRQATTYHVPRVVYVNKMDKAGANFEASIESVRTKLNGNAWAIQLNIGAEADFQGIIDLVEMKAYKYDGEKEEKEYEIEIPADLLDKAKQMRHQLVEAVADFDEELMNDLLEEKEVTIERLKAIIRKATITGKFFPVVCGSSFKNKGVKKMIDAVVDYLPSPLDVPPVKAFRDDEEISIAPSDDEEFSALAFKIMNDPFVGSLTFFRVYSGVLNKGVYILNSTKGKKERVGRILAMHANSREEIDEVRTGDIGAFVGLKDTTTGDSLISEKSKAFILEKMTFPEPVISQALEPESKAEVEKLATGLQKLANEDPTFKTWTDNETGQTIIAGMGELHLDIIVDRLRREFNVKANVGKPQVSYRETITKTAEVEGKHIKQSGGRGQYGHVWIKFEPNPDGEFEFVDKIVGGKIPKEYIKSIQKGLEEKMAAGILAGYPMIDIKATLFDGSFHEVDSSEMAFKIAASKALSKSKAAVGAVLLEPIMDVAVFVPAEYSGDVMGDLTRRRGIVREQETRSDGANTIRADVPLAEMFGYSTQLRSMTSGRGTYQMQFSNYKEVPTHIQETIVKQRAIKSDDED
- the dcm gene encoding DNA (cytosine-5-)-methyltransferase, with the translated sequence MAKIKVLEAFSGIGAQAKAITNLQKEGILSFKIIGTIDWDVRAIISYAAIHNNLWKKYKGTLKSNKLDSEEQIDKFLNNFNLSLNGKTKSFILRKDYFFKQILAAAILLSKNLGDITSVDVQKINKLKPDLITYSFPCQGLSIANMGRAKGIMNEESTSSLVWNIYKILESLKHKPKYLLMENVKNLLSNKFIDQYKLWLKNLENMGYQTYTTTINALNCGSIQKRERVFAISIYKPDRYFLNDDLDFSEHISELCNLEKLDFVKRKEKFNEIFNFRLNNEENTNALINNTPSRIRLVNESKIINNSKDFIINTVTTKQDRIPCCGVVEHDNDKENKLKHRFLTPREAFMLMGFESTDFDKLLPFIEKNILTKEVLYRQAGNSIVVQVIEKIFKLINNKEKNE
- the rpsG gene encoding 30S ribosomal protein S7, with amino-acid sequence MSRKKQAPIRQVLADPVFKSKLITKAINAVMLDGKKNTAQNILYSSFKIVEQKTGRNALEVFEEAVKNITPLTEVRSRRVGGTNYQVPMEVKARRQQTLSLRWLIQFARKRNEKTMDVRLANEIIDALNKTGGAFKKREDTHKMAEANRAFAHFKW
- a CDS encoding DUF262 domain-containing protein translates to MNKTIKEWKEILEKLNMIPWEIGTNTFTYLENSLFKWFHLIDWNSNWNIYLKKKMWFNEYKILFEKDENIIFYEANKEYYSFSTARQCLDTLLAFEIIEKIDESKFQIHNTFREFVVNNKNNDAEKIFIFFLKRKLNYFLNKYILDPLENYKYNHSFNQNDNYKNQSTKFWWNVLLAYDKIAEHSKLTSNNIFSSSKYFYGLGEIIFENKLDLKEFYSHFFEKTTREFQKNNIILEEKNLENIKDWTALDISSIFSTIAKEDNPKCNCDNTLIKQINHTSLDHKTKEASKADKFKSFAITIPELFELSSRLELPIFQRTYSWDENIIVHLFESIYNDFNIGPNEFTFLNTIIISNSGENILILDGQQRTVSNTLLAIAFARWAKYIDDKQTLQKIADKIFTKNNNIKKTIYTWLNTDPHYQNLNFIFSGNFSLGKKKSNFYKNYYEICEIIEKKFTNKNDKFSKFIDYFLEKVHFVVAYVGNVSDNSTKITRIFQNLNQYSKPLGILDLFRNKIYEHYKNKNKNADNYVRIYEETINLFFRKDYKTDSEEEVKNINVFVDTVLIKNEQFKILKEVDEEYNSLSSKCFQKLCKIFDNYEDENKNPLLELFKDLIDFQYCWEGNISKFKISHLDNEDKDNKEKFNFFYNKLSDLLSKNPEASEFIQQITTYSSKIASYDFVGSQIMHISKKTKRTVFIPLISLFKKRSKINFLDNKDDRDLDWKVSNFSEQLFPIEKFSILWTLYTKGQSLTESINKICENLSEGNITEEGVFKKLKQTISLDLNKTDQEWSKEIYSTLSTQFNSDFNPEEENIKSSKSRNNDLWLIWIRLIYGMNDVESPQYFSKNASRLDKLNSTYEHCIPVKLNKEIKKQYSSNELKELEQLVYNIGNGGLISGKENSKQGNSFNKEYSNFSETTVYGGGMSRKLKISIEDPQYNLKGKILEILPNPNKLLSLKNNTIQIDNEKYSNNFESIKKYIKKRGAQVLSGYVSIFFGSDNK